In the Carassius gibelio isolate Cgi1373 ecotype wild population from Czech Republic chromosome B24, carGib1.2-hapl.c, whole genome shotgun sequence genome, one interval contains:
- the LOC128013068 gene encoding brefeldin A-inhibited guanine nucleotide-exchange protein 1-like, protein MALQYTSRQLLSLKRNYYLSGDTYDCCDRAGLLRPKRPPAGDNKSSSSTLPPIKSKTNFIEADKYFLPFELACQSKCPRIVITSLDCLQKLIAYGHLTGSAPDNTTPGKKLIDRIIETICGCFQGPQTDEGVLLQIIKALLTAVTSQHIEIHEGTVLQAVRTCYNIYLASKNLINQTTAKATLTQMLNVIFARMENQALTNHKISWSLASRKRDRQLQEAKQMERERHRQHSPVSQQEPESPGQRHTDTPGKSLPSEANGGPGNQGSKVEQGSPLYESPEPENGTDFCPAENEQTEADQATAAAQSAAEHDKEATEEEENYEEKAQEIVQSILQEVVNTIAGDVKESREGEAEPAEGIPNSLEEEGGLGSDNENVHANSIPGTPISASFTPSLPDDRLSVSSNDTQESVATTGPAPGAKFSHILQKDAFLVFRSLCKLSMKPLSDGPPDPKSHELRSKVLSLQLLLSILQNAGPIFKTNEMFINAIKQYLCVALSKNGVSSVPEVFDLSLSIFLTLLSNFKTHLKMQIEVFFKEIFLYILETSTSSYDHKWMVIQTLTRICADAQSVVDIYVNYDCDLNAANIFERLVNDLSKIAQGRGGHELGTTPLQVNTLSLNGLVDADIVITYTPLFPYYVHELIKRHLKCSFPYKIILCALALKQGHIKLIKRGSKDMWIICNP, encoded by the exons ATGGCCTTACAGTACACCTCTCGCCAGCTCTTATCCTTGAAGCGGAATTACTATCTGTCGGGGGACACCTACGACTGCTGTGACAGGGCTGGATTACTGCGGCCCAAGCG CCCACCGGCTGGGGACAACAAGTCAAGTTCCAGTACTTTGCCGCCTATCAAATCCAAGACCAACTTCATTGAAGCAGATAAGTACTTCCTGCCGTTTGAGTTGGCCTGTCAGTCCAAATGTCCGCGCATCGTCATCACCTCTCTAGACTGTTTACAG AAACTCATAGCATATGGTCACCTAACGGGCAGCGCTCCAGACAACACCACCCCTGGAAAAAAGCTCATAGACAGGATCATAGAGACTATATGTGGCTGTTTCCAAGGACCGCAGACGGATGAAGGCGTCCTATTGCAAATTATAAAg GCCTTGCTCACAGCCGTGACCTCGCAGCACATAGAGATCCACGAAGGTACGGTTCTCCAGGCCGTGAGAACGTGCTACAACATCTATCTGGCCAGTAAGAACCTCATCAACCAGACCACGGCCAAAGCCACCCTCACACAGATGCTGAATGTGATATTCGCCCGCATGGAGAACCAAGCA CTTACAAATCACAAGATCAGTTGGTCTTTGGCATCAAGAAAGCGAGATCGTCAG CTGCAGGAAGCCAAGCAGATGGAGAGAGAAAGGCACAGGCAGCATTCTCCAGTCAGCCAGCAAGAACCAGAGTCTCCTGGACAGCGGCACACTGACACCCCCGGCAAAAGCCTGCCCTCGGAGGCCAACGGTGGACCGGGAAACCAGGGCAGCAAGGTCGAGCAGGGATCCCCACTGTACGAGAGTCCCGAACCAGAGAACGGCACGGACTTCTGCCCTGCGGAGAATGAGCAAACCGAGGCAGACCAGGCTACTGCTGCTGCGCAAA GTGCGGCAGAGCATGACAAAGAAGCAACCGAGGAAGAAGAAAACTACGAAGAGAAGGCGCAGGAGATTGTACAGAGCATTTTGCAAGAAGTCGTGAACACAATTGCTGGAG ATGTTAAGGAAAGCCGTGAGGGCGAGGCTGAGCCAGCTGAGGGCATTCCAAACTCTCTGGAAGAGGAGGGAGGGTTGGGCAGCGACAACGAAAATGTTCACGCCAACAGCATCCCTGGCACGCCCATCTCTGCGAGCTTCACTCCGTCCCTACCCGACGACAGGCTGTCTGTCTCCTCCAATGACACTCAG GAATCGGTAGCTACCACTGGTCCAGCACCAGGTGCAAAGTTTTCCCACATTCTCCAGAAGGATGCATTCTTGGTATTCCGTTCACTCTGCAAGCTCTCCATGAAGCCCCTTTCAGATGGTCCCCCTGATCCGAA ATCCCATGAGCTGCGGTCCAAGGTCCTCTCGCTGCAGCTTCTCCTGTCCATCCTGCAGAACGCTGGGCCCATCTTCAAAACCAACGAGATGTTCATCAACGCCATCAAGCAGTACCTGTGCGTAGCGCTGTCTAAAAACGGCGTCTCGTCTGTCCCTGAGGTGTTCGACCTGTCGCTGTCCATCTTCCTCACCCTCCTGTCTAACTTCAAGACACATCTCAAGATGCAAATCGAG GTGTTTTTCAAAGAGATTTTTCTTTATATTCTGGAAACGTCCACAAGCTCGTATGACCACAAGTGGATGGTCATTCAAACCCTCACTAGAATATGTGCTG ATGCGCAGAGTGTGGTAGATATCTATGTTAATTATGATTGTGACCTGAATGCTGCTAATATTTTCGAGAGGCTGGTGAATGACCTCTCAAAGATTGCACAAGGACGAGGAGGCCATGAACTGGGTACAACCCCACTTCAGGTAAACACACTGTCCTTAAACGGATTGGTTGATGCAGATATTGTCATCACTTACACACCCTTATTCCCTTATTATGTTCATGAGCTCATAAAAAGACATTTGAAGTGCTCTTTCCCGTATAAAATCATATTGTGTGCATTGGCACtcaaacaaggacacattaaattaatcaaacgtGGCAGTAAAGACATGTGGATaatatgtaatccataa